A part of Thermotoga petrophila RKU-1 genomic DNA contains:
- a CDS encoding 3-isopropylmalate dehydratase small subunit — MIRGRVWKFGDNISTDHIAPGRYFHLRNNLEELAKHVLEDAMEDFAKKVQKGDIIVAGKNFGLGSSREHAARIIKIAGVSCIVAKSFARIFYRNAINVGLPVIELKEVDEINQGDELEIDLENGVLKNLTTGKEYRFTPIPKFLLEILKEDGIVNYLKKHGSFPRV; from the coding sequence ATGATAAGGGGAAGAGTCTGGAAATTCGGTGACAATATATCGACTGACCATATAGCACCTGGAAGGTATTTTCATCTGAGGAACAATCTTGAGGAGCTCGCAAAACACGTCTTGGAAGATGCCATGGAGGATTTCGCGAAGAAGGTGCAGAAAGGTGACATCATCGTGGCTGGCAAGAACTTCGGACTTGGTTCTTCCAGAGAGCACGCTGCGCGTATCATAAAGATCGCTGGTGTTTCCTGTATCGTGGCGAAGTCTTTCGCAAGGATCTTCTACCGAAACGCCATCAATGTGGGACTTCCAGTCATAGAGCTCAAGGAAGTCGACGAGATCAACCAGGGAGACGAACTTGAGATAGATCTCGAAAACGGTGTTTTGAAGAACCTCACAACAGGAAAAGAATACAGATTCACTCCGATTCCGAAGTTTCTCCTCGAGATACTGAAAGAAGACGGTATAGTGAACTATCTGAAAAAGCACGGTTCCTTCCCAAGAGTTTAG
- a CDS encoding 3-isopropylmalate dehydratase large subunit produces MGKTLAEKIFSEHTGRDVKAGEIVLARVDIAMAQDGTGPLMINEFRELGFKEVKVPKAFLFIDHASPSPRKELSNSQKMMREFGKEMGVKVFDAGDGISHQILAEKYVKPGDLVAGADSHTCTAGGLGAFGTGMGSTDVAIIFGLGQNWFKVPETIKVVVNGKLQDGVYAKDIILEIARILGSDGATYKALEFHGSCIENMNVEDRLTISNMAVEVGAKAGLMPSDEKTREFLKKMGREEDFRELKADPDAVYETEIEIDADTLEPLVSLPHYVDNVRKVSEVEKEKIKIDQVFIGTCTNGRLQDLEIALKILEKHGKHPDVRLIVGPASRKVYMDALEKGIIKKFVELGAAVIPPGCGPCVGIHMGVLGDGERVLSTQNRNFKGRMGNPNAEIYLASPATAAATAVTGYITDPRRFI; encoded by the coding sequence ATGGGTAAGACACTCGCAGAAAAGATCTTTTCTGAACATACTGGAAGAGACGTGAAAGCCGGAGAAATCGTACTCGCGAGAGTGGATATAGCCATGGCCCAGGATGGAACAGGCCCCCTGATGATAAACGAATTCAGAGAACTCGGCTTCAAAGAAGTGAAGGTCCCGAAGGCCTTCCTCTTCATCGATCACGCTTCTCCGAGCCCGAGGAAAGAGCTTTCGAATTCGCAGAAGATGATGAGAGAATTTGGAAAAGAGATGGGAGTCAAGGTTTTCGATGCGGGAGACGGGATATCCCACCAGATCCTCGCGGAAAAATACGTGAAACCCGGCGATCTGGTAGCAGGTGCGGATTCGCACACCTGCACTGCCGGTGGGCTCGGTGCTTTCGGAACGGGAATGGGGTCCACAGATGTTGCGATCATCTTCGGGCTTGGACAGAACTGGTTCAAAGTACCTGAGACGATCAAGGTTGTGGTGAACGGGAAGTTACAGGATGGAGTTTACGCGAAAGACATCATTCTCGAGATCGCGAGAATTCTGGGAAGCGACGGCGCAACTTACAAAGCGTTGGAGTTCCATGGAAGCTGTATCGAAAATATGAATGTGGAGGACAGACTCACCATTTCCAACATGGCGGTGGAAGTGGGAGCGAAAGCAGGTCTCATGCCTTCTGATGAGAAGACCAGAGAGTTCCTGAAAAAGATGGGAAGAGAGGAGGACTTCAGAGAGTTGAAAGCAGATCCAGACGCGGTTTACGAGACAGAGATAGAGATAGATGCCGACACACTCGAACCACTCGTCTCTTTGCCTCACTATGTGGACAACGTGAGAAAGGTGAGCGAGGTTGAAAAGGAAAAGATAAAGATAGATCAAGTGTTCATAGGAACCTGTACGAACGGAAGACTTCAGGATCTTGAGATCGCTTTGAAAATTCTTGAGAAACACGGAAAGCACCCGGATGTGAGGCTGATCGTCGGCCCCGCTTCAAGGAAGGTCTACATGGACGCCCTTGAAAAGGGAATAATCAAGAAATTTGTTGAACTCGGAGCGGCAGTTATACCACCAGGTTGCGGCCCATGTGTTGGAATCCACATGGGTGTTCTTGGAGACGGAGAGAGGGTACTTTCCACGCAGAACAGAAACTTCAAGGGAAGGATGGGGAATCCCAATGCGGAGATATACCTTGCTTCTCCTGCAACGGCGGCAGCCACCGCGGTAACCGGATACATCACAGATCCAAGAAGATTCATTTGA
- a CDS encoding citrate synthase/methylcitrate synthase, with the protein MIQKGLEGVKICESSICYLDGINGRLYYRGIPVEELAEKSTFEETAYFLWYGKLPTKSELEEFKRKMADYRELPDEALEILYHLPKDLHYIDVLKIFLSIHGSMDGNDEDLREKAIRVASVFPTILAYYYRYSKGKELIKPRKDLSHVENFYYMMFGERNEKIRLLESAFILLMEQDINASTFAALVIASTLSDLYSCIVGALGALKGPLHGGASEKVPPMLEEIGSEDRVEEFVQKCLKEKRKIMGFGHRVYKTYDPRAVFLKRVLQEHFPDSKLFRIASKLEEYIVSNKIKNIYPNVDLYSSVLFEELGFPRNMFTALFATARVVGWTAHVIEYVSDNKLIRPTSEYVGPMDVEYIPIERRDENG; encoded by the coding sequence TTGATACAAAAGGGACTGGAAGGCGTCAAAATATGTGAAAGTTCGATATGCTATCTGGACGGCATCAACGGAAGACTCTACTACCGAGGAATACCGGTTGAGGAACTCGCGGAAAAATCGACTTTCGAAGAAACGGCCTACTTTCTCTGGTACGGAAAGCTTCCCACAAAGAGTGAGCTTGAAGAATTCAAAAGGAAAATGGCAGATTACAGAGAGCTTCCTGATGAAGCCCTTGAAATTCTTTACCATCTTCCGAAAGACCTTCATTACATTGATGTTTTGAAGATATTCCTTTCCATTCACGGTTCCATGGATGGGAACGATGAGGATCTCAGAGAAAAAGCCATCAGGGTTGCCAGCGTCTTTCCCACAATACTGGCGTATTACTACAGATACTCTAAAGGAAAAGAACTGATAAAGCCAAGAAAAGACTTATCACACGTTGAGAACTTCTACTACATGATGTTCGGAGAGAGAAACGAAAAGATCCGTCTTCTGGAATCTGCGTTCATTCTTCTCATGGAGCAAGATATAAACGCTTCCACCTTTGCCGCGCTTGTGATAGCTTCCACGCTCTCCGATCTTTATTCCTGTATTGTAGGGGCTCTCGGTGCGCTCAAGGGTCCTCTCCACGGTGGTGCGAGTGAAAAGGTTCCGCCCATGCTAGAAGAGATCGGAAGTGAAGACAGGGTGGAAGAGTTCGTTCAAAAGTGTCTGAAAGAGAAAAGAAAGATCATGGGATTCGGGCATCGAGTTTACAAAACTTACGATCCGAGAGCGGTGTTTTTGAAGAGAGTTCTTCAGGAACACTTTCCAGATAGCAAACTGTTCAGAATCGCCAGCAAGCTGGAAGAATACATCGTTTCTAACAAGATCAAAAACATATACCCGAATGTGGATCTGTATTCGAGCGTTCTCTTCGAAGAGCTCGGTTTTCCAAGGAACATGTTCACTGCCCTGTTTGCAACTGCTCGCGTTGTCGGATGGACCGCTCATGTGATCGAATACGTGAGCGACAACAAGCTGATCAGACCAACTAGTGAGTACGTGGGTCCTATGGATGTCGAATACATTCCTATCGAGCGGAGGGATGAGAATGGGTAA
- the pfp gene encoding diphosphate--fructose-6-phosphate 1-phosphotransferase, producing MAERLGILVGGGPAPGINSVISSVTIEAINNGLEVIGIYDGFKHLVEGKTNMVKKLSIEDVSRIHIEGGSILRTSRVNPAKSEETLEKTVQTLKKLGIKYLVTIGGDDTAFSASKVCERSKGEIKVVHVPKTIDNDLPLPENMPTFGFETARHVATELVYNLMQDSRTTNRWYFVAMMGREAGHLALGVGKAASATITIIPEEFKEGVTLEEVCDVLDGAILKRKLMGRDDGVAIIGEGIAEKMDPEELANTPGVIVEKDPHGHLRLAEIPLATILKRAIERRYAERGERIHIVDVTIGYELRSARPIPFDIVYTRTLGYGAVRFLLGDYSDLPGGMVCVVGGRIKILPFDAFMDPKTGRTKVRVVDVRSEDYRVARKYMIRLEKKDLEDPETLEKLAKLAKMEPEEFKKKYWHTTELP from the coding sequence GTGGCTGAAAGATTGGGGATACTCGTTGGTGGAGGGCCGGCACCTGGAATCAACAGTGTGATAAGTTCTGTTACCATCGAAGCTATAAACAACGGACTCGAAGTGATCGGAATATACGATGGATTCAAACACCTCGTAGAGGGAAAAACGAATATGGTGAAAAAACTTTCCATCGAAGATGTCTCCAGAATCCACATCGAAGGTGGATCCATTCTCAGAACCTCGAGGGTGAATCCTGCCAAATCCGAAGAAACCCTCGAGAAGACAGTTCAGACTCTCAAAAAGCTCGGGATAAAGTATCTTGTTACTATCGGCGGGGACGACACCGCGTTCTCCGCGAGCAAAGTGTGTGAAAGATCGAAGGGCGAAATAAAGGTGGTCCACGTTCCAAAGACTATAGACAACGATCTCCCTCTTCCGGAGAACATGCCCACGTTCGGTTTCGAAACAGCTCGTCACGTAGCCACAGAGCTCGTCTACAATCTCATGCAAGACTCAAGAACAACGAACAGATGGTACTTTGTGGCCATGATGGGAAGGGAAGCCGGGCACCTCGCACTCGGCGTTGGAAAAGCAGCGAGTGCAACGATCACGATCATTCCTGAAGAGTTCAAAGAGGGAGTGACGCTCGAAGAAGTGTGCGACGTTCTCGATGGGGCGATTCTCAAGAGAAAACTCATGGGAAGAGACGATGGAGTAGCAATAATAGGTGAAGGTATCGCAGAAAAGATGGATCCTGAGGAACTTGCCAACACTCCCGGTGTGATAGTCGAAAAAGACCCACACGGACACCTGAGACTTGCAGAAATCCCGCTCGCCACCATTCTGAAACGGGCGATCGAGAGGAGATACGCTGAAAGAGGTGAAAGAATCCACATCGTCGATGTCACAATAGGATACGAACTCAGAAGCGCACGTCCCATACCCTTCGACATAGTATACACCAGGACACTCGGTTACGGTGCTGTGAGATTTCTCCTTGGAGACTATTCCGATCTCCCTGGCGGGATGGTGTGCGTGGTTGGTGGCAGAATCAAGATTCTTCCCTTCGACGCTTTCATGGATCCAAAGACCGGAAGGACAAAGGTGAGAGTGGTGGATGTTCGATCGGAAGATTACAGAGTAGCAAGAAAATACATGATAAGGCTGGAAAAGAAAGATCTCGAAGATCCCGAAACTCTCGAAAAACTAGCAAAGCTCGCAAAGATGGAACCTGAAGAATTCAAAAAGAAATACTGGCACACGACAGAGCTTCCATAA
- a CDS encoding ABC transporter ATP-binding protein, whose translation MPEIRRRPHGPILEKPALKNPTATLRRLLGYLRPHTFTLIMVFVFVTVSSILGVLSPYLIGKTIDVVFVPRKFDLLPRYMLILGTIYALTSLLFWLQGKIMLTLSQDVVFRLRKELFEKLQRVPVGFFDRTPHGDIISRVINDVDNINNVLGNSIIQFFSGIVTLAGAVIMMFRVNVILSLVTLSIVPLTVLITQIVSSRTRKYFYENQRILGQLNGIIEEDISGLTVIKLFTREEKEMEKFDRVNESLRKVGTKAQIFSGVLPPLMNMVNNLGFALISGFGGWLALKDIITVGTIATFIGYSRQFTRPLNELSNQFNMIQMALASAERIFEILDLEEEKDDPDAVELREVRGEIEFRNVWFSYDKKKPVLKDITFHIKPGQKVALVGPTGSGKTTIVNLLMRFYDVDRGQILVDGIDIRKIKRSSLRSSVGIVLQDTILFSTTVKENLKYGNPDATDEEIKEAAKLTHSDHFIKHLPEGYETVLTDNGEDLSQGQRQLLAITRAFLANPKILILDEATSNVDTKTEKSIQAAMWKLMEGKTSIIIAHRLNTIKNADLIIVLRDGEIVEMGKHDELIQKRGFYYELFTSQYGLVVER comes from the coding sequence ATGCCTGAGATCAGAAGAAGGCCACACGGACCAATTTTAGAAAAACCCGCACTGAAAAATCCCACGGCCACGTTGAGAAGACTCCTCGGTTATCTGAGACCTCACACTTTCACTTTGATCATGGTCTTTGTTTTCGTCACCGTTTCTTCCATACTTGGTGTTCTCTCACCGTATCTCATAGGAAAAACGATCGATGTTGTCTTCGTTCCAAGAAAATTCGATCTTCTTCCCAGATACATGCTGATTCTCGGAACGATTTACGCGCTTACGTCTCTTCTCTTCTGGCTTCAGGGAAAGATCATGCTAACTCTTTCTCAGGATGTTGTTTTTCGTTTGAGAAAGGAGCTTTTCGAGAAGCTTCAAAGAGTTCCGGTCGGCTTCTTCGACAGAACACCTCACGGAGACATCATAAGCAGAGTCATAAACGATGTGGACAATATAAACAACGTTCTTGGAAACAGTATCATTCAGTTCTTCTCGGGAATTGTGACACTCGCAGGCGCTGTGATCATGATGTTCAGAGTGAATGTGATCCTTTCACTCGTCACACTCTCAATAGTTCCCTTGACCGTTCTCATTACACAGATCGTCTCCAGCCGAACCAGAAAATACTTTTATGAAAATCAAAGAATTCTCGGTCAGCTCAATGGGATCATAGAAGAAGACATCTCCGGCCTCACTGTGATAAAACTCTTCACCCGTGAGGAAAAAGAGATGGAGAAGTTCGACCGGGTGAACGAGAGTCTCAGAAAGGTGGGAACGAAGGCTCAGATCTTTTCAGGTGTTCTCCCCCCTCTGATGAACATGGTCAACAACCTCGGATTTGCCCTGATCAGCGGTTTTGGAGGATGGCTCGCCTTGAAAGACATAATCACAGTGGGTACCATAGCCACCTTCATAGGCTACTCGAGGCAGTTCACAAGACCGTTGAACGAGCTTTCTAACCAGTTCAACATGATCCAGATGGCGCTTGCGAGTGCTGAAAGAATCTTTGAGATTCTCGATCTGGAGGAAGAAAAAGACGATCCTGATGCTGTGGAACTGAGGGAAGTCAGAGGAGAAATCGAGTTCAGGAACGTGTGGTTCTCCTACGACAAGAAAAAGCCCGTTCTCAAAGACATAACCTTTCACATAAAACCGGGTCAGAAGGTTGCACTGGTGGGTCCCACAGGGTCCGGAAAGACGACGATCGTGAATCTGTTGATGAGATTCTACGACGTGGACAGAGGGCAGATCCTCGTGGATGGTATAGATATAAGAAAAATAAAGAGGAGTTCTCTGAGATCCAGCGTAGGCATCGTCCTTCAGGATACTATTTTGTTTTCCACCACCGTGAAAGAAAACCTCAAATACGGAAATCCTGACGCTACCGACGAAGAAATAAAAGAAGCAGCGAAACTGACACATTCCGACCACTTCATAAAACACCTGCCTGAGGGTTACGAAACGGTCCTCACCGACAACGGTGAAGATCTGAGTCAGGGTCAAAGACAGCTTCTTGCCATAACAAGAGCTTTCCTTGCGAATCCAAAGATCCTGATACTGGACGAAGCCACCAGCAACGTTGACACAAAGACGGAGAAAAGCATACAGGCAGCCATGTGGAAACTCATGGAGGGGAAGACCAGCATCATCATAGCTCACAGATTGAACACGATAAAAAACGCAGATCTGATCATCGTTTTAAGAGACGGAGAAATTGTGGAGATGGGAAAACACGATGAGTTGATTCAAAAGCGAGGCTTTTATTACGAGCTCTTCACAAGCCAATACGGTCTCGTTGTAGAAAGATAA